CTGACGGAGAACCGCACGCTGCTGGCCATCCAGCAGCAAGCCCTgcgcggcggcagcggcggcagcCCCCGCTCGTCCCTGGAAAGCCTGACCCAGGAGGAAAGCCAGATGGTGCAGCAGTCCACCAGGCAGGAGCCCCAGGGCCAGGAGCATCACGCTGACCACCTCTACTCGGAAAACAGCGGCTACCgcctctgccagccccagcacaaggGCGAGGAGCTGCCGAGCTACGAGGAGGCCAAGGCGCACTCCCAGTACTACGCGGTGCAGcggggtgggcagcagcccGGGGGGGCCGAGAGCGGCGCCCGGCGCCCCGACGACTCACTGAAGGACCTGAAGCACGGCCACGTGCGGTCGCTGAGCGAGCGGCTGATGCAGATGTCGCTGGAGAGAAATGGGGCCAAAGCGCACAGCCCCATGAGCTCATCCCACAGCTACCCCCAGCTCTCCCGGCACTACACCCTGCGAGGGCAGCGCCCCGAGGGGCCGGAGCCGCGGGGGCCCCCCCCGGAGTATCCCTACATCATCCCCAGCCAGGATGCGGCAGGAGCTTACCTGCCCCGACCCTGCTCCCGGGACGGTCCCGGCTTCCAGCACCCCGAAGTCAGGTAACCCGCAGAGCCTGTGTGGGTGCCACGCTGTttttggggtgtgggggtgcCATGGCTTCGCAGGGCGGCCGGGCAGCACCGTTTGCCCCAGTTTTCCCTGGCGTAGCCAGACCGCAGTTCGTTTTTTTCCAAGCGGCAATGAAAACCCTGCTGTTCtgggagggatttggggttaATTCAGGAGCTGGAACCAGATCAGGAAATGGCTAAATTCGGAACAGGCACGGGCCAGTGTGGAAGGAAAATGTGCTCCCTGGGGTGGAAAATGCCACCCGGCAATCCCCAGCCAGAGATGCCCGCGGGCCCTGCCACTGGGCTCCCCTCCATGCcacaggggagctgctggggagtcTGCCTCTGGCGTGGATAAGTTTTGAGCACTTCTTCCTCCAGCAAAGCCCAGCTCCACTTCGAGACCCGTGGGTGCAGAGGTTCAGGCGTCGCCTGGCATTTGGGGAGGGCTGGAAGCATCGTTTTGAAAAGGGGGCGAAGAGGGGAACTGCAATAGGCAGGGGGACGCACGCTGCTCCACGCCTTGCTGACCTGCCCGGGCTGAGAGCGATAGCATCTCTGGCAGGAAGCGCTCTCCTTCCAGGGAAcaaagaggggaaggggagccgTGAGGAAGATGCGTTTGTTCTTCCTCACTCCTATATCACCCCGCAGGAATGCGGGCTCCAGCGGGGCGGTCACACGGCTCGGGGTGGCCGAGGCGGCTGTGGGATGTCGAGGAACTCCGAGCGCTGTAATGAGGAGGTATTAATAGTTTGGTGGTGAGCCTTTGAGCCAGGAGCCGTGCCAGGAGCCCTTGCTTTGCCCGGAAAGTAATGAGGAAAAAGGGTAGAGCTGCAGGCTTTCAAGGCGCATCCATTGCTGAGGATTTTCCTAGCTGCATCATCCCCAGTCACAGGGTGGGACTGGAGCCCCTCCTGGCACAGCGGCCAGCTCCTGAGGTTCTCAGGTGTCCCAGGTGCTTAAATCCTGGCTGTGGAGGTGCTCAAGCTCCAGTCAGCGCTGTGAGATGGGATTTACTTTGCATTTGAGAGTGCTTGAGAGAGAACACAAACCCTTCCTGGCCTTGGAAGGCAGGCTGGGTGCTCTCAGAGCCTCCCTCATCCTTTTGGGAGACctgggggcacccagcacctgTTTCATCCCTCTGGCGAGCCCAAGCAGCACCCGCAGGTGCTTCGGGagcttcttttttccccaagggTCACCTAGAGGAGTCAAAACACGGGGGCTGCAAGAAATCCACGGGGTGCCAGAGCTGCTTGGTGCACTTTCTCCCTGCCAAGCCCCTCAGCATCCCgctccttcctcccagcagGCTGATGCCATCGCCCGTCCCCGCGGCCTTCCTGCCCGTGCCAAGCGCGCTGGGCTCGCTCGGCCCCGCCGGCGTGGAGGCCCTGATGAGCGCCCAGGCGGCCTCGGCCGGCAGCCGGCTGGCCCAGGCGGACGCGGTCCTGCGGGAGAACGAGAGGCTGCTGCGGGAGAACGAGAAGCTGCGGCGGGAGCTGGAGAGCTGCGCGGAGAAAGCCGGTCGCATCCAGAAGGTGAGCCGGCCGCCGCGCCGGGGTTGGCGTCTCGGGGCGGGATGCGgggtcccagccctgccattTCTTTGGGAATTGAGCAGCGAGCGTGGATGCTCGTGGAGCCACCTCTGCTTTGAGCCAGGGCTTTGCCCACCGAAGTGCATCCCTCTGGGAGGTGGGGACGTGGCTCCGTGACCTCCCACCCCTGTTGGGCTGCGAGCTGGTCCCCCCTCCCCGCGTGGCTTGGTGTGCACAGCGAGGCTTTGTCCCCTCTTTTGGGGCAGAGCTCGTGCATTTGCTTCCTTGCCGCCTGGGGCAAACAGCTGCTGGGGAAATTCACCCCCCTTTTGTGTTTTAATCTCTGCCCCCTCCTTCTGGTGGCTGCGCCCTGCAAACAGCTGTGCTTCAGTGGCAGGGCAGCTCCTCGTCCTTGCTGAGGGGGGGCAGAGAGCCCATTCTGTGCCTCCGGTAGCACTCGGGCTGCCACAGAAAGCCCTTTGTGCGGCTGTGCACAAGGACAGGGCTGTTCCCCGCCGGACAGATGGACACTTGGAGGCACAGGGAGAGGCTGGGCCAGCGCAGGGGGACTGCGGCGCAGCCAAATCCACGCTAGGGCCAGTGAGAAAATTCCCTCTGTGCCCACAAAGCTaaaagcagggggaaaaaaaaaaacagcttttccccCCAAACACATACTGTGGTGGGGGTTCCTCGCTGCCACTCCCATGGGTTTGCTGAGTCCCGTTGGCAGCTTAGGGCAGGTCAAGAAGCCCGGGCGATGTTTCGCCAACatctgcctttcttttcctcattccaCAAATATCTCACCCCCGCCCGTcacttcctcctccccagctggaAACGGAGATCCAGCGCATCTCGGAGGATTACGAAAACCTCATGAAGGCGTCCTGCAAGCGGGAAGCACTGGAGAAAGCCATGAGGACCAAGAGAGACGGCGAGATGCGGCGGCTCCAGGACTTCAACCGAGACCTGAAAGGTGAGGGTGGCTGCGACCCACAGGAGCATCGGGGTGGTCCACTTGTGTCCCCCGCTTCCACGGCGGCTCTGGTTGGCCAGacccctccacacccccatcATGGCTTTTCCCTGACATGTTTCTTTTTAGAAGTTTCATTACTCTGGGTGTTTTCACCGAGGGCTCCTGCTTCATCCGatcaaaacaattattttaaatctgaatttgtCTTTGCATTTTTGTGCCAGAACGGTTGGAATCGGCCAACAAGCAGCTGGCCAGCAAGACCCAGGAGAACCAGGAGAGCAACCAGGGCACGGTGGCGAAGCTTCTGGCACAGAGTAAGTCCCTGGGGGCTCGTCTTCACCTGGCTCCCCTGCGGCAGGGACTCGGTGCAGAAGCCTTTAAGCtgggggaggaggcggcgggggccgggtGGGAGCTTTTTGCCCTTCCCCggggagggctgtgctgctccgGGCGCTGGACTCGAGCCATTAATCCCGGCCGGCCGGCGGGGTGACCTGCATTCTCCAcattcctgctgctgagccGGCTCTTCCAGCACAAAGTCCGCACTCCCTCCCCGCGCCCGCCTGGCCCTTCCTTTGCTCCTCTCTCGTGAGcaagctgggattttttttttttgggggagggaataCAGCAAAATCCATCTCTACGTTTCTGCTGTGTGTTATTTCAGCAGAGAGATGGTGTTGGTGTTACAAGGGAGGAATTGCGTCCTCTTCCCTGTAGTGGCTAGCTACAAGccaggactgttttttttttgtt
The DNA window shown above is from Aythya fuligula isolate bAytFul2 chromosome 9, bAytFul2.pri, whole genome shotgun sequence and carries:
- the AMOTL2 gene encoding angiomotin-like protein 2; amino-acid sequence: MRTAEDSSGTVLHRLIQEQLRYGNLTENRTLLAIQQQALRGGSGGSPRSSLESLTQEESQMVQQSTRQEPQGQEHHADHLYSENSGYRLCQPQHKGEELPSYEEAKAHSQYYAVQRGGQQPGGAESGARRPDDSLKDLKHGHVRSLSERLMQMSLERNGAKAHSPMSSSHSYPQLSRHYTLRGQRPEGPEPRGPPPEYPYIIPSQDAAGAYLPRPCSRDGPGFQHPEVSRLMPSPVPAAFLPVPSALGSLGPAGVEALMSAQAASAGSRLAQADAVLRENERLLRENEKLRRELESCAEKAGRIQKLETEIQRISEDYENLMKASCKREALEKAMRTKRDGEMRRLQDFNRDLKERLESANKQLASKTQENQESNQGTVAKLLAQSYEHQQEKEKLEREASLLRSANEDQRRRAELLEQALGSAQARAAKAEAELRKKRAYVEKVERLQAALGQLQAACEKREQLELRLRTRLEQELKMLRAQQRQVGAAGGGTPELSAHRLSEQLREKEEKILALEADMTKWEQKYLEECTMRQFAMDAAATAAAQRDTTLISHSPRHSPNSSFNEDLLLANHKHQEMENRLKALHAQILEKDAVIKVLQQRSRRDPSKALQGSLRPAKSVPSVFVASAAEGTSRGSAGKTTADEVPAAPTAVPPPSHAKCGSKDGSTQTDGAAQSWGEGAECPAGSQETSAAPRAPDLSDMVEILI